A part of Geothrix oryzae genomic DNA contains:
- the pal gene encoding peptidoglycan-associated lipoprotein Pal: MRYGTYLVPAAIVLTLGSLACKPPKTAEQIKQETQAAFNEGYQAFKDGKARTTNPYLNDKENPHKMQGWYDGWDKAKADKDAADKVAAEKAAADEAARKAAAEKAAAEEAARKAAEAEKAAAFKKAAEAALKMIHFDFDKSDIKEGDRATLQGIADFMKAFPAAKLEIEGHCDERGTNEYNLALGNHRAAAALAYLKTLGVDEARFTTISYGKEKPLCTEAKEACWSQNRRAEFKLK, encoded by the coding sequence ATGCGATACGGAACCTACCTCGTCCCTGCCGCGATCGTGCTGACCCTCGGCAGCCTCGCCTGCAAGCCGCCCAAGACGGCCGAGCAGATCAAGCAGGAAACCCAGGCGGCCTTCAACGAGGGCTACCAGGCGTTCAAGGACGGGAAGGCCCGCACGACCAACCCCTACCTGAACGACAAGGAAAACCCCCACAAGATGCAGGGTTGGTACGACGGTTGGGACAAGGCCAAGGCCGACAAGGATGCCGCTGACAAGGTCGCCGCCGAGAAGGCCGCCGCCGACGAAGCCGCCCGCAAGGCCGCCGCCGAGAAGGCCGCCGCGGAAGAAGCCGCCCGCAAGGCCGCCGAGGCCGAGAAGGCCGCTGCCTTCAAGAAGGCCGCCGAAGCCGCCCTCAAGATGATCCACTTCGACTTCGACAAGTCCGACATCAAGGAAGGCGACCGCGCCACCCTCCAGGGCATCGCCGACTTCATGAAGGCCTTCCCCGCCGCCAAGCTCGAGATCGAAGGCCACTGCGACGAGCGGGGCACCAACGAGTACAACCTCGCGCTCGGCAACCACCGCGCTGCCGCCGCCCTGGCCTACCTGAAGACCCTGGGCGTGGACGAGGCCCGCTTCACCACCATCAGCTACGGCAAGGAAAAGCCCCTCTGCACCGAGGCCAAGGAAGCCTGCTGGAGCCAGAACCGCCGCGCCGAGTTCAAGCTCAAGTAA
- a CDS encoding methyltransferase domain-containing protein: MAEWFEAWFDEDYALLYAHRDAEEARRAVELALRLAPELAEGPVLDLACGAGRHLGILRRTNPVGFGMDLSRILLGLAPADLRPWLLRGDMRALPVKDGALSGICLWFTPFGYFSDSQNHTLMLRLGQLLRPGGVLVMDYMNAGQVARTLVPEDTVERAGVRVVSRRALEGDRLVKHMELTRLDTGERRHAMESVRLYHPADLQAMAHHAGLRLRSVRGTYSGEAFAEDSPRWIGILEKAR; encoded by the coding sequence TTGGCCGAATGGTTCGAAGCTTGGTTTGACGAGGACTATGCCCTGCTCTACGCCCACCGGGACGCGGAGGAGGCCCGCCGGGCCGTGGAACTGGCCCTGCGCCTGGCTCCGGAGCTGGCCGAGGGGCCCGTCCTCGACCTCGCCTGCGGCGCGGGCAGGCACCTCGGGATCCTGCGGCGGACGAACCCCGTGGGCTTCGGCATGGACCTCTCCCGGATCCTGCTCGGCCTGGCCCCTGCGGACCTGCGCCCCTGGCTGCTGCGGGGCGACATGCGGGCCCTGCCCGTGAAGGACGGCGCGCTGTCCGGCATCTGCCTCTGGTTCACCCCCTTCGGCTACTTCTCCGATTCCCAGAACCACACGCTGATGCTCCGCCTCGGGCAGCTGCTCCGCCCCGGCGGCGTGCTGGTGATGGACTACATGAATGCCGGCCAGGTGGCCCGGACCCTGGTGCCCGAGGACACGGTGGAGCGGGCGGGGGTGCGCGTCGTCAGCCGGCGGGCGCTCGAGGGCGACCGCCTCGTGAAGCACATGGAACTCACCCGGCTGGACACGGGGGAGCGCCGCCATGCCATGGAGAGCGTCCGCCTCTACCACCCCGCCGACCTCCAGGCCATGGCCCACCACGCCGGCCTCCGCCTCCGGAGCGTCCGCGGCACCTACTCGGGCGAGGCCTTCGCGGAGGACAGCCCCCGCTGGATCGGAATCCTCGAGAAGGCCCGGTAG
- a CDS encoding zinc ribbon domain-containing protein, producing MEARTLRCSGCGAPVPPDAPQCPYCQAQLATVACPACFALVPLSASHCPGCGAAMAPREAGVSATAPCPTCAKPLATTLVGELEVSECRACAGLWLDRSVFEQLGVSRERQGTVLGALPAPVTPHPVALGSVQYRPCPVCRQFMNRVNYARRSGVVLDVCKKHGLWFDQDELRRVLAFIAGGGLDRARQLELEELKEAKRHAVTLPEHAASAYEFGPQGNALGHWLTAAGLVGLAMDAAGLFLDSD from the coding sequence ATGGAAGCCCGCACCCTCCGCTGTTCGGGCTGCGGGGCGCCGGTGCCTCCGGATGCACCGCAGTGTCCCTATTGCCAGGCCCAGCTGGCCACGGTGGCCTGCCCGGCCTGCTTCGCCTTGGTGCCCCTGTCGGCCAGCCACTGCCCGGGGTGCGGCGCGGCGATGGCACCCAGGGAAGCCGGCGTGTCAGCGACGGCACCCTGTCCCACCTGCGCCAAGCCTCTGGCCACCACCCTGGTCGGGGAGCTGGAGGTCAGCGAGTGCCGGGCCTGCGCAGGGCTGTGGCTGGATCGCTCCGTGTTCGAGCAGCTGGGCGTCAGCCGCGAGCGGCAGGGGACCGTGCTGGGCGCGCTGCCCGCGCCCGTCACACCCCACCCCGTCGCGCTGGGGTCGGTCCAGTACCGCCCCTGCCCGGTCTGCCGCCAGTTCATGAACCGGGTGAACTATGCCAGGCGCTCCGGAGTCGTTCTGGATGTCTGCAAGAAACACGGCCTCTGGTTCGACCAGGATGAGTTGCGGCGGGTGCTGGCCTTCATCGCCGGCGGCGGTCTCGACCGCGCCCGGCAGCTGGAACTCGAGGAGCTGAAAGAGGCCAAGCGCCATGCCGTGACCCTGCCGGAACACGCGGCCTCCGCCTACGAGTTCGGCCCGCAAGGGAACGCCTTAGGCCACTGGCTGACCGCTGCTGGCCTGGTGGGGCTGGCTATGGATGCGGCGGGGCTGTTCCTGGATTCCGACTGA
- a CDS encoding A/G-specific adenine glycosylase, whose amino-acid sequence MPWPAAPDLLAPLAPWFGRVRRDLPWRATDLDAPHPDPYAVLVSELMLQQTQVATVVPYFNRWLARFPTPQALAEADEDTVHKAWEGLGYYRRARFLKAAAVSVAAEGWPGDLEGLAQLPGLGPYTAAAVGAIAFQWPAPALDGNAFRVLARLLLIEGDPKIRAADLRTWLAPALEAHGPSRLTQAIMELGATVCAPTPACGACPLADACAARQAERTGEIPPAGKRAKPKESAIWLVAMEAEGYLLLHAPATSGLLAGLWRWPTIEASELASQTPAPGLVPMLAWPGWTQVYTHRREAVSPLHLRLGTRFQAAEGLRWIPAADLSALPLGQRDQRLRDLLATPGQTPLEAPDPAALIRACATLLG is encoded by the coding sequence ATGCCTTGGCCCGCCGCCCCTGACCTCCTCGCCCCCCTGGCCCCCTGGTTCGGCCGTGTGCGGCGGGACCTGCCCTGGCGGGCGACAGACCTGGATGCCCCGCATCCTGATCCCTATGCCGTGCTGGTGTCCGAGCTGATGCTGCAGCAGACCCAGGTGGCCACGGTGGTGCCCTATTTCAACCGCTGGCTGGCGCGGTTCCCCACGCCGCAGGCTCTCGCCGAGGCCGATGAGGACACCGTCCACAAGGCCTGGGAGGGACTCGGGTACTACCGTCGAGCACGCTTCCTGAAGGCCGCCGCGGTCTCCGTGGCCGCCGAGGGGTGGCCAGGGGACCTGGAGGGCCTGGCCCAGCTGCCGGGCCTCGGCCCCTACACCGCCGCCGCCGTGGGCGCCATCGCCTTCCAGTGGCCCGCGCCCGCCCTGGATGGCAATGCCTTTCGCGTGCTGGCCCGCCTGCTGCTGATCGAGGGCGATCCGAAGATCCGGGCCGCGGACCTTCGGACCTGGCTCGCCCCCGCCCTTGAGGCTCACGGCCCTTCCCGCCTGACGCAGGCGATCATGGAGCTGGGCGCCACGGTCTGTGCGCCGACGCCCGCCTGCGGCGCCTGCCCCCTGGCGGACGCTTGCGCCGCGCGGCAGGCGGAACGCACCGGGGAGATCCCGCCCGCGGGCAAGCGCGCGAAACCCAAAGAAAGCGCCATCTGGCTGGTGGCCATGGAGGCGGAGGGATACCTGCTGCTCCATGCGCCCGCGACCAGCGGGCTCCTGGCGGGCCTCTGGCGCTGGCCGACCATCGAGGCGTCGGAACTGGCCTCCCAAACCCCAGCCCCCGGCCTGGTCCCCATGCTGGCCTGGCCCGGCTGGACCCAGGTCTACACCCATCGCCGGGAGGCCGTGAGTCCCCTGCACCTGCGCCTCGGCACCCGGTTCCAGGCCGCCGAGGGGCTGCGCTGGATCCCGGCCGCCGACCTCTCCGCCCTGCCCCTCGGCCAGCGGGATCAGCGTCTTCGGGATCTGCTGGCCACGCCGGGGCAGACGCCCCTGGAGGCCCCGGATCCGGCCGCGCTCATCCGAGCCTGTGCAACCCTCTTGGGGTGA
- a CDS encoding NUDIX domain-containing protein — MTEVALALVEREGRYLLQRRAASNAVLPGLWEFPGGKAEAGEPLLEALRRELREEVDMKVLAAEPLPPLEGAVRLHPFRVLAEGRPRTSLAWGWFTAAEILRLRVPPANVPLLRSLVGAAPPADSGPPRSI, encoded by the coding sequence GTGACGGAAGTGGCCCTGGCCCTGGTGGAGCGGGAGGGCCGCTATCTTCTGCAGCGCCGAGCCGCCTCCAATGCGGTTCTGCCGGGACTCTGGGAGTTCCCGGGCGGCAAAGCGGAAGCGGGCGAGCCGCTTCTCGAGGCCCTGAGGCGCGAACTCCGGGAAGAGGTGGACATGAAGGTCCTGGCGGCTGAGCCGCTACCTCCCCTGGAGGGGGCCGTGCGCCTGCATCCCTTCCGCGTCCTGGCGGAGGGCCGTCCACGGACGTCGCTGGCCTGGGGCTGGTTCACCGCGGCTGAAATCCTGCGCCTTCGTGTTCCTCCAGCCAATGTCCCGCTGCTCCGCAGCCTGGTTGGAGCTGCTCCACCGGCCGATTCCGGCCCGCCCCGCTCCATCTGA
- a CDS encoding GHMP family kinase ATP-binding protein codes for MNPETWRVPVRIDFAGGTLDLWPIYAMMGGCLTVNAAVDLWIELEIHRSGPGHRIRSRDLGIDLACETWPAEPPAGLSWVWRVLDGSGAPPASVAIHSPVPQGSGLGVSSCLGVGLLGAALEEEAGESLARKVPILRDLESRELQTPAGWQDYYPAALGGALALHWDGPEPRWERLEPHPGLLADLVVFYTGKPHHSGMTNWEAYKRFIEGDVQTRQALSDIRGIAWDMAAVLPADPAAVAALLEREGQARVNLSPAVETDAMRAVRDRGRREGWYAGMKPCGAGGGGCCLLVAKDGRREAAEAALRDMGLPPLDLRITPRGLHRLG; via the coding sequence ATGAACCCTGAAACCTGGCGCGTACCCGTCCGCATCGACTTCGCGGGCGGCACCCTCGACCTGTGGCCCATCTACGCCATGATGGGCGGCTGCCTCACGGTGAACGCCGCCGTGGACCTGTGGATCGAGCTGGAGATCCACCGCAGCGGCCCCGGCCACCGGATCAGGAGCCGGGACCTGGGGATCGACTTGGCCTGCGAGACCTGGCCAGCGGAACCGCCCGCCGGCCTCTCCTGGGTCTGGCGGGTGCTGGACGGCTCCGGCGCGCCGCCGGCCTCCGTGGCCATCCACAGCCCCGTGCCCCAGGGCTCGGGACTGGGCGTGTCCTCCTGCCTCGGCGTGGGCCTGCTCGGGGCGGCTCTCGAAGAGGAGGCCGGTGAAAGTCTGGCTCGCAAAGTACCGATTTTGCGGGACCTGGAAAGTCGGGAGCTTCAAACCCCGGCGGGCTGGCAGGACTACTATCCCGCCGCCCTGGGCGGCGCCCTGGCGCTCCACTGGGATGGACCCGAACCGCGCTGGGAGCGGCTGGAACCCCATCCGGGCCTGCTGGCGGACCTGGTGGTGTTCTACACCGGCAAGCCGCACCACTCGGGCATGACCAACTGGGAGGCCTACAAGCGGTTCATCGAGGGCGATGTCCAGACCCGGCAGGCCCTGTCCGACATCCGGGGCATCGCCTGGGACATGGCGGCGGTCCTGCCTGCAGATCCCGCCGCCGTGGCCGCACTGCTGGAACGCGAAGGCCAGGCCCGGGTGAACCTGTCCCCGGCGGTGGAGACCGATGCCATGCGCGCGGTGCGGGATCGCGGCCGCCGCGAGGGCTGGTACGCGGGCATGAAGCCCTGCGGTGCCGGGGGGGGCGGCTGCTGCCTGCTGGTGGCCAAGGATGGCCGTCGGGAAGCCGCCGAGGCGGCCCTGCGCGACATGGGCCTGCCGCCCCTGGATCTGCGAATCACCCCAAGAGGGTTGCACAGGCTCGGATGA
- the aroF gene encoding 3-deoxy-7-phosphoheptulonate synthase encodes MLILMEPSATPDQVAEVLALLESAGIRSQVNETPEALSIVAPNASKALKPDRIEPMAGVRRVVPITSPYKLASADAVAGRTVVEVRGVRIGGPDLALVGGPCGVESREQLFTVARYVAETGVKLLRAGAFKPRTSPYAFQGLGLEGLRLLEEVRREFDLGIVTEATEVETFDAVERSADMVQIGARNMQNFALLRRAGRCHKPVLLKRGPSATLEEWLYAAEYVLGEGNRNVVLCERGIRTWSDHARNTLDVSVVPAAKALTHLPVMVDPSHATGRRDLVIPCGLAGVAAGADGLLVETHCNPEKALSDGPQALLPSDFIRLVERAQAVHRALQTPNLTGLWM; translated from the coding sequence ATGCTCATTCTCATGGAACCCTCCGCCACGCCGGATCAGGTGGCCGAGGTGCTGGCCCTGCTCGAATCGGCGGGCATCCGCAGCCAGGTGAACGAAACGCCCGAGGCCCTCAGCATCGTGGCGCCGAACGCCTCCAAGGCCCTGAAGCCCGACCGCATCGAACCCATGGCCGGGGTGCGCCGGGTCGTGCCCATCACCAGCCCCTACAAGCTGGCCAGCGCGGACGCCGTGGCGGGCCGCACGGTGGTGGAGGTGCGCGGCGTGAGGATCGGCGGGCCGGACCTGGCCCTGGTGGGCGGCCCCTGCGGCGTGGAAAGCCGCGAACAGCTCTTCACCGTGGCCCGCTATGTGGCGGAGACCGGCGTGAAGCTGCTGCGGGCCGGCGCCTTCAAGCCCCGCACGAGCCCTTACGCCTTCCAGGGCCTGGGGCTCGAGGGCCTGCGCCTGCTGGAGGAGGTGCGCAGGGAATTCGACCTGGGCATCGTCACCGAGGCCACGGAGGTGGAGACCTTCGATGCCGTGGAGCGCAGCGCCGACATGGTGCAGATCGGCGCCCGCAACATGCAGAACTTCGCGCTGCTGCGCCGGGCGGGACGCTGCCACAAACCCGTGCTGCTCAAGCGCGGGCCGTCGGCCACGCTGGAGGAATGGCTCTATGCCGCCGAGTATGTGCTGGGCGAAGGCAACCGGAATGTCGTGCTCTGCGAGCGCGGCATCCGTACCTGGTCCGATCACGCCCGCAACACCCTCGATGTGAGCGTGGTGCCCGCCGCCAAGGCCCTCACCCACCTGCCCGTGATGGTCGATCCCAGCCACGCCACCGGGCGCCGCGACCTGGTGATCCCCTGCGGGCTGGCGGGCGTGGCCGCGGGCGCCGACGGCCTGCTGGTGGAGACCCACTGCAACCCGGAGAAGGCCCTCAGCGATGGCCCCCAGGCCCTGCTGCCCTCGGATTTCATCCGCCTCGTGGAACGGGCCCAGGCCGTGCATCGCGCGCTGCAGACCCCCAATCTCACGGGGCTCTGGATGTAG
- the rbfA gene encoding 30S ribosome-binding factor RbfA → MQRPERLEDQVHFLLSTLIQRELRDPELGFLTLTAVRLTPDRSMARVYFTVLPPNGGDQEAQDALTRKALGRAAGFLRSQLASRLKMKRVPELRFFPDGTLEEGNHLESLLDEIEKERAARPAEPEPEA, encoded by the coding sequence ATGCAACGCCCAGAACGCCTTGAAGACCAGGTCCACTTCCTGCTGTCGACCCTCATCCAGCGCGAGCTCCGTGATCCGGAGCTCGGCTTCCTTACCCTCACGGCCGTGCGCCTGACGCCGGACCGCAGCATGGCCCGGGTCTATTTCACGGTCCTGCCCCCGAACGGCGGCGACCAGGAGGCCCAGGACGCGCTCACGCGCAAGGCCCTGGGCCGGGCGGCGGGCTTCCTCCGCAGCCAGCTGGCCTCGCGCCTCAAGATGAAGCGGGTGCCTGAGCTGCGCTTCTTCCCGGACGGCACGCTGGAAGAGGGGAATCACCTGGAGTCCCTGCTCGATGAGATCGAGAAGGAGCGGGCCGCGCGGCCTGCGGAACCCGAACCGGAAGCCTGA
- the tpiA gene encoding triose-phosphate isomerase: MRCVVANWKMNLTSDEAKAFCEDLLGRFAPGAGTEAGIAPPFTLLHQVSGLVRSKGIQVFGQNGHAEPKGAFTGEVSMPQLRDAGCSGVILGHSERRQLFGETDAALAKKVKAAWQWDLLPLLCIGETLEQRDAGQTLEALGQQLSILAETGPGPLWVAYEPVWAIGTGRRAEAAQVREAHAFIRTELQRHLAGTEYQVPILYGGSVTPENFPELLGIPEVAGGLVGGASLDSRKFAELVRQAG, translated from the coding sequence ATGCGCTGCGTCGTCGCCAACTGGAAGATGAACCTGACCTCGGACGAGGCGAAGGCCTTTTGCGAAGACCTGCTCGGGCGGTTCGCCCCCGGGGCCGGCACGGAGGCCGGCATCGCCCCGCCCTTCACCCTGCTGCACCAGGTGAGCGGGCTGGTGCGGTCGAAGGGTATCCAGGTCTTCGGGCAGAACGGGCACGCCGAACCCAAGGGCGCCTTCACGGGGGAGGTCTCCATGCCCCAGCTGCGGGACGCGGGCTGCTCGGGCGTGATCCTCGGCCACAGCGAGCGGCGGCAGCTCTTCGGCGAGACCGATGCGGCCCTGGCGAAGAAGGTCAAGGCCGCCTGGCAGTGGGACCTGCTGCCCCTGCTCTGCATCGGCGAGACGCTGGAGCAGCGCGATGCGGGCCAGACCCTGGAAGCGCTCGGCCAGCAGCTGTCCATCCTCGCCGAAACCGGCCCCGGGCCCCTGTGGGTGGCCTACGAACCCGTCTGGGCCATCGGCACCGGCCGCCGCGCCGAGGCCGCGCAGGTGCGCGAAGCCCACGCCTTCATCCGCACCGAGCTGCAGCGGCACCTGGCCGGCACCGAGTACCAGGTGCCCATCCTCTACGGCGGCAGCGTCACCCCGGAGAACTTCCCCGAGCTGCTCGGCATCCCCGAGGTCGCCGGTGGGCTCGTGGGCGGCGCCAGCCTCGATTCCAGGAAGTTCGCGGAGCTGGTGAGGCAGGCGGGCTGA
- a CDS encoding tetratricopeptide repeat protein — MSARTLLFPALTALLAIGCGSEDQLRRVEQEVGDLKLEVFKLRQQVEDGNKRSEAEQKAAQESRSQDRRFQADLQESLRQVQDTTRVLNNRLNSLPRGGTRPAADATPAAQASEDERAFNAAVLDYNRGNYPLAAEGLDLFLKNYPQSAKRPDALFFLGLCHYNQRTFDKAQQAFDRIIKDHAASPQFLPAKLKRAQCLLKQGLKPAAVKAFRELVDGFAGSAEARTAQQELSDLGL; from the coding sequence ATGAGTGCCCGCACCCTGCTCTTTCCGGCCCTGACCGCACTTCTCGCCATCGGGTGCGGATCCGAAGACCAGCTCCGCCGCGTCGAGCAGGAGGTCGGCGACCTCAAGCTCGAGGTCTTCAAGCTCCGCCAGCAGGTCGAGGACGGCAACAAGCGCTCCGAGGCGGAGCAGAAGGCCGCCCAGGAGTCCCGGAGCCAGGATCGCCGCTTCCAGGCCGACCTCCAGGAAAGCCTCCGCCAGGTGCAGGACACCACCCGGGTGCTGAACAACCGCCTGAACAGCCTGCCCCGGGGCGGGACGCGGCCGGCGGCCGACGCAACGCCCGCGGCCCAGGCTTCCGAGGATGAACGCGCCTTCAACGCGGCGGTGCTGGACTACAACCGCGGCAACTACCCGCTGGCCGCCGAGGGCCTGGATCTCTTCCTGAAGAACTACCCGCAGAGCGCCAAGCGCCCCGATGCGCTCTTCTTCCTGGGCCTCTGCCACTACAACCAGCGGACCTTCGACAAGGCCCAGCAGGCCTTTGATCGCATCATCAAGGACCACGCCGCCTCGCCCCAGTTCCTGCCCGCCAAGCTCAAGCGTGCCCAGTGTCTCCTCAAGCAGGGGCTCAAGCCCGCCGCGGTGAAGGCCTTCCGCGAACTGGTGGACGGATTCGCCGGCAGCGCCGAGGCCCGCACCGCCCAGCAGGAACTGAGCGACCTGGGCCTTTGA
- the secG gene encoding preprotein translocase subunit SecG, producing the protein MNGLALALLILFGVLLIGAILLQPGTKGGLGASFGGGGANSAFGAQGATPFLSKATYWLAAGFLGTTLFIEVLIIRGNRSVLDKIGDKPAATVPAPAPAVPAAPVPAPAHAPAKQ; encoded by the coding sequence ATGAACGGCCTCGCCCTTGCGCTTCTGATCCTGTTCGGCGTCCTCCTCATCGGGGCGATCCTGCTGCAGCCCGGCACCAAGGGAGGCCTCGGCGCCTCCTTCGGCGGCGGCGGCGCGAACTCCGCCTTCGGCGCCCAGGGCGCCACGCCCTTCCTGTCCAAGGCCACCTACTGGCTGGCCGCCGGATTCCTCGGCACCACCCTGTTCATCGAGGTGCTGATCATCCGCGGCAACCGCTCGGTGCTGGACAAGATCGGCGACAAGCCCGCCGCCACCGTGCCCGCCCCGGCCCCGGCCGTCCCCGCCGCGCCCGTTCCGGCCCCGGCCCACGCGCCCGCCAAGCAGTAG
- a CDS encoding phosphoglycerate kinase translates to MGFQTVRDLDVKGRRVFLRADLNVPLKEGRITDATRIRETLPTLKCLLDGGASVVLASHLGRPEGKGFEAAFSAAPVATWLKEQGFDCRLASDVNGAAVEAEAAALKPGQVLLLENLRFEKGETKNKEDFAESLAKLADTYVNDAFGAAHRAHASVSGMVGHFPKDRVAAGFLMEKELKALGKVTENPDKPLVVIFGGAKVSDKIELIQNFLGKADAILIGGAMSYTFLKAQGFEIGKSLCEEDKLDLALELLKQAEAKGTRLLLPLDHVAATEFKEDAGCAITVDQNIPADRMALDIGPETVAAYAAEIRAAKTLLWNGPMGVFEMASYASGTLTMAEELAEAADRGAFVLVGGGDSVAAVNKAGVGARMSHVSTGGGASLEFLSGLELPGVAALSK, encoded by the coding sequence ATGGGCTTCCAGACGGTGCGGGATCTCGATGTGAAGGGCCGCCGGGTCTTTCTGCGGGCGGACCTGAATGTGCCCCTGAAAGAGGGCCGCATCACGGACGCCACCCGCATCCGCGAGACCCTGCCCACGCTGAAGTGCCTGCTCGACGGCGGCGCCTCGGTGGTGTTGGCCTCCCACCTGGGCCGACCCGAAGGCAAGGGCTTCGAGGCCGCCTTCAGTGCCGCCCCCGTGGCCACCTGGCTCAAAGAGCAGGGCTTCGACTGCCGCCTGGCGAGCGATGTGAACGGCGCGGCCGTGGAGGCGGAGGCCGCCGCCCTGAAGCCTGGCCAAGTGCTGCTGCTGGAGAACCTGCGCTTCGAGAAGGGCGAGACCAAGAACAAGGAGGACTTCGCCGAGAGCCTGGCCAAGCTGGCCGACACCTATGTGAACGACGCCTTCGGCGCGGCCCACCGGGCCCATGCCTCCGTCAGCGGCATGGTCGGCCATTTCCCCAAGGACCGCGTGGCCGCGGGCTTCCTCATGGAAAAGGAACTGAAGGCCCTCGGCAAGGTCACCGAAAACCCCGACAAGCCCCTGGTGGTGATCTTCGGCGGCGCCAAGGTGAGCGACAAGATCGAGCTGATCCAGAACTTCCTCGGCAAGGCCGACGCCATCCTCATCGGCGGCGCCATGAGCTACACCTTCCTCAAGGCCCAGGGCTTCGAGATCGGCAAGAGCCTCTGCGAAGAAGACAAACTGGATTTGGCCCTGGAGCTGCTGAAGCAGGCCGAGGCCAAGGGCACCCGCCTGCTGCTGCCCCTGGATCATGTGGCCGCCACCGAGTTCAAGGAAGATGCCGGCTGCGCCATCACGGTGGATCAGAACATCCCCGCCGACCGCATGGCCCTGGACATCGGCCCGGAGACCGTCGCCGCCTACGCCGCCGAGATCCGCGCCGCGAAGACCCTGCTGTGGAACGGCCCCATGGGGGTCTTCGAGATGGCCTCCTACGCCAGCGGCACCCTGACCATGGCCGAGGAGCTGGCCGAAGCCGCGGACCGGGGCGCCTTCGTGCTGGTCGGCGGGGGCGATAGCGTGGCCGCCGTGAACAAGGCCGGGGTCGGCGCCCGCATGTCGCATGTCTCCACCGGCGGGGGGGCCAGCCTGGAGTTCCTCAGCGGCCTTGAGCTTCCCGGCGTAGCCGCCCTGTCGAAGTAA
- a CDS encoding Kelch repeat-containing protein, which produces MKTMRMRPHSALASLGAGLGVVFLGACGGGASSSGGVGAPAPAVLKVLPASADIKVGGALQVWAENAQGSPVPASFSVVEPQGGLVTATGRYQAPLVAGTYHLRATSSQVPGAVAEVPVRVSLYQAALSTAPSSQFSRFDHSATLLPDGSVLLAGGMESSLLERYLPASGTFVQAADLGARRWAHQASPLPGGGVLLSGGVGVSGAVSVALATAQVYDAGTGVRPVGPLTASRLLHAAEALEDGRVLLTGGLPATGSDIQAVATAELFDPATGGFAATGSMGSPRTGHTATRLANGKLLIAGGRNSTCLFGCQELTWASAELFDPATGTFSPTGAMAQARYGHTATPLPDGRILIAGGTTPDLPNTDVSTSLEIYDPVTGAFTLAGAMLRPRSHHTATLLTDGRVLLAGGRTVGEGSLASATLEVIDLARGQATLLTSSLTTRYRHTATRLLSGEVVLAGGSEGGGGIKLTELFR; this is translated from the coding sequence ATGAAAACGATGCGCATGAGGCCTCATTCGGCGCTGGCGTCTCTTGGCGCGGGCCTGGGCGTGGTCTTTCTGGGGGCCTGCGGCGGCGGAGCCTCCAGCTCCGGGGGCGTCGGGGCGCCAGCGCCGGCGGTGCTGAAGGTCCTCCCCGCCAGCGCCGACATCAAGGTGGGCGGCGCCCTGCAGGTCTGGGCGGAGAATGCACAGGGGAGTCCCGTTCCGGCGTCCTTTTCGGTGGTGGAGCCTCAGGGAGGCCTGGTGACCGCCACCGGCCGCTATCAGGCCCCCCTGGTGGCGGGGACCTACCACCTCCGGGCCACCAGCAGCCAGGTTCCCGGAGCCGTCGCCGAGGTGCCCGTGAGGGTCTCCCTCTACCAGGCGGCCCTTTCGACCGCTCCGTCCTCCCAGTTCTCGCGCTTCGATCACAGCGCCACCCTGCTTCCGGATGGCAGCGTCCTGCTGGCGGGGGGGATGGAATCCAGCCTGCTCGAGCGGTATCTCCCGGCCTCCGGAACCTTCGTGCAGGCGGCGGACCTTGGCGCCAGGCGCTGGGCCCATCAGGCCTCGCCTCTTCCCGGGGGCGGGGTCCTGCTGTCGGGCGGCGTCGGGGTCTCGGGAGCCGTCTCCGTGGCCCTGGCGACGGCCCAGGTCTATGACGCCGGGACGGGGGTCCGCCCCGTGGGGCCCCTGACGGCCTCGCGCCTTCTGCATGCCGCCGAGGCGCTGGAGGATGGCCGCGTCCTGCTGACCGGGGGGCTGCCTGCCACCGGATCCGACATCCAGGCCGTGGCCACGGCCGAGCTCTTCGATCCGGCGACGGGGGGATTCGCCGCCACGGGCTCGATGGGATCACCCCGCACCGGCCACACGGCCACCCGGCTCGCGAACGGGAAGCTCCTCATCGCCGGCGGGAGGAACAGCACCTGCCTCTTCGGCTGCCAGGAACTGACCTGGGCCTCCGCCGAGCTCTTCGATCCCGCCACGGGCACCTTCTCTCCCACGGGAGCCATGGCCCAGGCCCGGTACGGGCACACGGCCACCCCGCTTCCCGATGGCCGGATCCTGATCGCCGGAGGCACCACGCCGGACCTTCCGAACACGGATGTGTCCACCTCCCTGGAGATCTACGATCCTGTCACCGGCGCGTTCACCCTTGCGGGAGCCATGCTCCGGCCCCGGAGCCACCATACGGCGACCCTCCTCACGGACGGGCGCGTCCTGCTGGCCGGGGGACGGACGGTCGGCGAGGGCTCCCTGGCCTCCGCCACCCTCGAGGTGATCGACCTGGCCCGGGGCCAGGCCACGCTGCTGACTTCCTCGCTGACCACCCGCTATCGCCACACGGCGACCCGCCTGCTCTCGGGCGAAGTGGTCCTGGCGGGGGGCAGCGAGGGGGGAGGCGGCATCAAGCTGACGGAGCTGTTCCGCTAG